Proteins encoded within one genomic window of Brienomyrus brachyistius isolate T26 chromosome 22, BBRACH_0.4, whole genome shotgun sequence:
- the stk17al gene encoding serine/threonine kinase 17a like, which yields MMMNKNGMVSKIQTRIRTEPFKNYYDLVGRELGRGKFAVVKKCVEKSTGKEHAAKFLRKRRKGQDCRMDIINEIAVLESAAANPFVVSLHEVFETTSEIVLLLECAAGGEIFSQCVGESDDAFTEKDVIRLARQILTGVAGLHLGNVVHLDLKPQNILLTSSCPLGDIRIVDFGLSRHVDSADVREILGTPEYVAPEILNYEPISTATDMWSIGVLTYVMLTGVSPFLGDEKQETFLNISQVNVEYPADIFQGISSLAVDFIKSLLIKDPRQRATAEDCLKHPWLDGHSGPLLHLRTDLLSENSQSESDPESPMPSPELVIVASYTTCSGQSERKVARGPFPFDEPFPTRSEIKQELIC from the exons ATGATGATGAACAAGAATGGAATGGTGTCTAAAATCCAGACACGAATAAGGACTGAGCCTTTCAAGAACTATTATGATCTGGTCGGAAGAGAACTGGGCAG GGGCAAGTTCGCAGTGGTGAAGAAGTGTGTAGAGAAGTCTACGGGAAAGGAGCATGCGGCAAAGTTCCTGCGGAAGAGGCGGAAGGGGCAGGACTGTCGTATGGACATCATCAACGAGATCGCCGTGCTCGAGTCCGCTGCAGCTAACCCGTTTGTAGTGTCCCTGCATGAGGTGTTTGAGACCACTTCGGAGATTGTCCTGCTGCTCGAATG tgctgcaggtgGGGAGATCTTCAGCCAGTGCGTGGGGGAGAGCGATGACGCATTCACGGAGAAGGATGTCATCCGGCTGGCCAGGCAGATCCTGACGGGCGTGGCTGGGCTTCACCTCGGCAATGTCGTCCACTTGGACCTGAAG CCTCAGAACATTTTGCTGACCAGCTCCTGTCCATTGGGCGATATCCGCATAGTGGACTTTGGTCTTTCCCGGCACGTGGACAGCGCAGATGTGCGGGAGATTTTGGGTACCCCGGAATATGTGG CTCCAGAAATCTTGAACTACGAACCAATCAGTACAGCGACTGATATGTG GAGCATCGGTGTCCTGACCTATGTCATGCTGACGGGTGTGTCCCCTTTCCTGGGCGACGAAAAGCAGGAAACCTTCCTCAACATCTCTCAGGTCAACGTGGAATATCCTGCGGACATTTTCCAGGGTATTTCCTCCCTAGCCGTGGACTTCATCAAGAGCTTACTCATCAAGGACCCCAG GCAACGGGCCACCGCTGAGGACTGCCTGAAGCACCCGTGGCTCGACGGCCACTCAGGCCCTCTGCTACACCTACGCACCGACCTGCTGTCCGAGAACAGCCAGTCCGAGTCGGACCCGGAGAGCCCCATGCCCTCGCCGGAGCTGGTCATAGTGGCCTCCTACACCACGTGTTCGGGCCAAAGCGAGAGGAAGGTGGCGAGGGGCCCGTTCCCCTTCGACGAGCCCTTCCCCACCCGCTCCGAGATCAAGCAGGAGCTGATCTGTTGA